One Hermetia illucens chromosome 4, iHerIll2.2.curated.20191125, whole genome shotgun sequence DNA segment encodes these proteins:
- the LOC119654171 gene encoding uncharacterized protein LOC119654171 isoform X1: MESSVISCVTKFRSGDKQVNKEGRILEVGFCLRRRRFNKCILADCALVLGVPPLSTPPLLTGRPSAGRIFRGQQLNGTVNPREDESQLGQLHAEFYDLIASLRALAISRKCPATLQDILLDYEEFEGHPLQVGMYGFESVEQFLESTGEFVLTAKQGETYVIPRHHESTAHIAHMVKKQKKSKRRSCKIYTTSIHLTTSRSSRKRRRKRAAREELITPQTTPDISFQDDYPSEKRFVRSVTPPPPAWTAEPQPQEDIPWEPDSSNLPNSTYLTFLQSFPEQIHSYNDVELAIALEIYCSFQGIPAPSYNVYTLPSAEGFFCAVIVEQSCFSTEPCSFPTPLQAKIECAYLALKSIHAKAMLRLWPVRRRSRKKLAGMIYEELRQHFEGVTCQVIPEMFQRAYGERLPGNWFSVVRYSPLFSIRVSASGDILVLANSF; encoded by the exons ATGGAGTCTTCAGTCATTTCGTGTGTAACGAAGT TCAGAAGCGGCGATAAACAAGTAAACAAAGAGGGACGGATACTCGAGGTGGGATTTTGTTTGCGGCGTAGACGATTTAACAAGTGCATTTTGGCGGACTGTGCTCTGGTTTTAGGAGTCCCGCCGCTCTCTACACCGCCACTACTGACTGGCAGACCTTCAGCCGGACGCATTTTCCGTGGACAACAGTTGAACGGAACGGTTAATCCGCGCGAAGATGAGTCGCAACTCGGACAACTCCACGCCGAGTTTTACG ATCTCATCGCGTCGCTCCGTGCTTTAGCGATATCGCGTAAATGCCCCGCGACGCTGCAGGATATCCTGCTGGACTACGAAGAGTTCGAGGGGCACCCTCTGCAAGTCGGCATGTACGGCTTCGAATCAGTCGAACAGTTCCTAGAGTCGACGGGGGAGTTTGTTCTAACAGCCAAGCAGGGCGAGACGTATGTGATACCGCGCCACCATGAGAGCACTGCACATATCGCGCATATGGTGAAGAAGCAGAAAAAGTCAAAGAGGCGTTCCTGCAAAATCTACACGACCAGCATCCACCTTACTACAAGCCGTTCGTCGCGCAAGAGGAGGAGGAAGCGTGCTGCGCGTGAAGAACTTATAACGCCACAGACCACGCCAGATATCTCGTTTCAAGATGATTACCCCTCAGAGAAGAGGTTCGTGAGATCCGTCACACCACCCCCGCCAGCGTGGACTGCAGAGCCTCAGCCTCAAGAGGACATTCCTTGGGAGCCCGACTCGAGCAATTTGCCCAACAGTACCTACCTCACCTTCTTGCAAAGTTTCCCAGAGCAAATTCACAGTTACAATGATGTCGAGCTTGCAATCGCGCTCGAGATTTACTGCAGTTTCCAAGGCATCCCGGCTCCATCCTACAACGTGTACACACTTCCGTCCGCCGAGGGATTCTTCTGTGCGGTGATAGTGGAACAGAGTTGCTTCTCGACGGAACCTTGCTCGTTCCCGACCCCTCTACAAGCGAAAATCGAGTGCGCATACTTGGCCTTGAAGAGCATTCACGCGAAAGCAATGCTTCGTCTGTGGCCTGTGCGGCGTCGTAGCCGCAAGAAGTTGGCGGGCATGATCTACGAGGAGCTCCGGCAGCACTTCGAGGGGGTCACCTGCCAGGTAATTCCTGAAATGTTCCAACGAGCCTACGGAGAGCGGCTGCCGGGCAACTGGTTTTCCGTGGTCAGATACTCCCCTTTGTTCTCTATCCGCGTGTCTGCCTCGGGGGATATTCTCGTGCTGGCAAACTCGTTCTAG
- the LOC119654171 gene encoding uncharacterized protein LOC119654171 isoform X2: MAVDIPTVRSGDKQVNKEGRILEVGFCLRRRRFNKCILADCALVLGVPPLSTPPLLTGRPSAGRIFRGQQLNGTVNPREDESQLGQLHAEFYDLIASLRALAISRKCPATLQDILLDYEEFEGHPLQVGMYGFESVEQFLESTGEFVLTAKQGETYVIPRHHESTAHIAHMVKKQKKSKRRSCKIYTTSIHLTTSRSSRKRRRKRAAREELITPQTTPDISFQDDYPSEKRFVRSVTPPPPAWTAEPQPQEDIPWEPDSSNLPNSTYLTFLQSFPEQIHSYNDVELAIALEIYCSFQGIPAPSYNVYTLPSAEGFFCAVIVEQSCFSTEPCSFPTPLQAKIECAYLALKSIHAKAMLRLWPVRRRSRKKLAGMIYEELRQHFEGVTCQVIPEMFQRAYGERLPGNWFSVVRYSPLFSIRVSASGDILVLANSF; this comes from the exons TCAGAAGCGGCGATAAACAAGTAAACAAAGAGGGACGGATACTCGAGGTGGGATTTTGTTTGCGGCGTAGACGATTTAACAAGTGCATTTTGGCGGACTGTGCTCTGGTTTTAGGAGTCCCGCCGCTCTCTACACCGCCACTACTGACTGGCAGACCTTCAGCCGGACGCATTTTCCGTGGACAACAGTTGAACGGAACGGTTAATCCGCGCGAAGATGAGTCGCAACTCGGACAACTCCACGCCGAGTTTTACG ATCTCATCGCGTCGCTCCGTGCTTTAGCGATATCGCGTAAATGCCCCGCGACGCTGCAGGATATCCTGCTGGACTACGAAGAGTTCGAGGGGCACCCTCTGCAAGTCGGCATGTACGGCTTCGAATCAGTCGAACAGTTCCTAGAGTCGACGGGGGAGTTTGTTCTAACAGCCAAGCAGGGCGAGACGTATGTGATACCGCGCCACCATGAGAGCACTGCACATATCGCGCATATGGTGAAGAAGCAGAAAAAGTCAAAGAGGCGTTCCTGCAAAATCTACACGACCAGCATCCACCTTACTACAAGCCGTTCGTCGCGCAAGAGGAGGAGGAAGCGTGCTGCGCGTGAAGAACTTATAACGCCACAGACCACGCCAGATATCTCGTTTCAAGATGATTACCCCTCAGAGAAGAGGTTCGTGAGATCCGTCACACCACCCCCGCCAGCGTGGACTGCAGAGCCTCAGCCTCAAGAGGACATTCCTTGGGAGCCCGACTCGAGCAATTTGCCCAACAGTACCTACCTCACCTTCTTGCAAAGTTTCCCAGAGCAAATTCACAGTTACAATGATGTCGAGCTTGCAATCGCGCTCGAGATTTACTGCAGTTTCCAAGGCATCCCGGCTCCATCCTACAACGTGTACACACTTCCGTCCGCCGAGGGATTCTTCTGTGCGGTGATAGTGGAACAGAGTTGCTTCTCGACGGAACCTTGCTCGTTCCCGACCCCTCTACAAGCGAAAATCGAGTGCGCATACTTGGCCTTGAAGAGCATTCACGCGAAAGCAATGCTTCGTCTGTGGCCTGTGCGGCGTCGTAGCCGCAAGAAGTTGGCGGGCATGATCTACGAGGAGCTCCGGCAGCACTTCGAGGGGGTCACCTGCCAGGTAATTCCTGAAATGTTCCAACGAGCCTACGGAGAGCGGCTGCCGGGCAACTGGTTTTCCGTGGTCAGATACTCCCCTTTGTTCTCTATCCGCGTGTCTGCCTCGGGGGATATTCTCGTGCTGGCAAACTCGTTCTAG
- the LOC119654171 gene encoding uncharacterized protein LOC119654171 isoform X3, whose product MSRNSDNSTPSFTGIEDLIASLRALAISRKCPATLQDILLDYEEFEGHPLQVGMYGFESVEQFLESTGEFVLTAKQGETYVIPRHHESTAHIAHMVKKQKKSKRRSCKIYTTSIHLTTSRSSRKRRRKRAAREELITPQTTPDISFQDDYPSEKRFVRSVTPPPPAWTAEPQPQEDIPWEPDSSNLPNSTYLTFLQSFPEQIHSYNDVELAIALEIYCSFQGIPAPSYNVYTLPSAEGFFCAVIVEQSCFSTEPCSFPTPLQAKIECAYLALKSIHAKAMLRLWPVRRRSRKKLAGMIYEELRQHFEGVTCQVIPEMFQRAYGERLPGNWFSVVRYSPLFSIRVSASGDILVLANSF is encoded by the exons ATGAGTCGCAACTCGGACAACTCCACGCCGAGTTTTACG GGAATTGAAGATCTCATCGCGTCGCTCCGTGCTTTAGCGATATCGCGTAAATGCCCCGCGACGCTGCAGGATATCCTGCTGGACTACGAAGAGTTCGAGGGGCACCCTCTGCAAGTCGGCATGTACGGCTTCGAATCAGTCGAACAGTTCCTAGAGTCGACGGGGGAGTTTGTTCTAACAGCCAAGCAGGGCGAGACGTATGTGATACCGCGCCACCATGAGAGCACTGCACATATCGCGCATATGGTGAAGAAGCAGAAAAAGTCAAAGAGGCGTTCCTGCAAAATCTACACGACCAGCATCCACCTTACTACAAGCCGTTCGTCGCGCAAGAGGAGGAGGAAGCGTGCTGCGCGTGAAGAACTTATAACGCCACAGACCACGCCAGATATCTCGTTTCAAGATGATTACCCCTCAGAGAAGAGGTTCGTGAGATCCGTCACACCACCCCCGCCAGCGTGGACTGCAGAGCCTCAGCCTCAAGAGGACATTCCTTGGGAGCCCGACTCGAGCAATTTGCCCAACAGTACCTACCTCACCTTCTTGCAAAGTTTCCCAGAGCAAATTCACAGTTACAATGATGTCGAGCTTGCAATCGCGCTCGAGATTTACTGCAGTTTCCAAGGCATCCCGGCTCCATCCTACAACGTGTACACACTTCCGTCCGCCGAGGGATTCTTCTGTGCGGTGATAGTGGAACAGAGTTGCTTCTCGACGGAACCTTGCTCGTTCCCGACCCCTCTACAAGCGAAAATCGAGTGCGCATACTTGGCCTTGAAGAGCATTCACGCGAAAGCAATGCTTCGTCTGTGGCCTGTGCGGCGTCGTAGCCGCAAGAAGTTGGCGGGCATGATCTACGAGGAGCTCCGGCAGCACTTCGAGGGGGTCACCTGCCAGGTAATTCCTGAAATGTTCCAACGAGCCTACGGAGAGCGGCTGCCGGGCAACTGGTTTTCCGTGGTCAGATACTCCCCTTTGTTCTCTATCCGCGTGTCTGCCTCGGGGGATATTCTCGTGCTGGCAAACTCGTTCTAG